A window of Streptomyces sp. SAI-127 contains these coding sequences:
- a CDS encoding BON domain-containing protein: MSEPVAQHSEENVEYRVAHLRDRLAAEELGELGVRAEVRAGAVVVSGTVPSAQCRETVLRTVREELDGLAVHTDVVVAENVTPDHAEELP, translated from the coding sequence ATGAGCGAGCCCGTGGCGCAACACTCCGAGGAGAACGTCGAGTACCGCGTCGCCCACCTGCGTGACCGGCTGGCCGCCGAGGAACTCGGCGAGCTGGGGGTCCGCGCCGAGGTGCGGGCCGGGGCGGTCGTGGTCAGCGGCACTGTGCCCTCCGCGCAGTGCCGGGAGACCGTGCTGCGGACCGTCCGCGAGGAGCTAGACGGCCTCGCCGTGCACACCGATGTGGTGGTGGCGGAGAACGTCACGCCCGATCATGCGGAGGAGCTGCCGTGA
- a CDS encoding SRPBCC family protein encodes MSEIADEINRMHRRVGTRQVETGEARTVLLRRTYDAEVADVWDAVTSPERIARWFMPVSGELKVGGRYQLEGNAGGEILECVEPERLRVSWLYGPDPGFSEVEVRLTPENGERTVLELEHVAVVPDDFWDQFGPGAVGVGWDLGLYGLALHLAGGGISKEEAATWHTTPEGSAFITGSSEGWGEAYAASGADPETATRTTAATLAFYTGTEA; translated from the coding sequence ATGAGTGAGATCGCCGACGAGATCAACCGTATGCACCGGCGGGTCGGCACCCGGCAGGTCGAGACCGGCGAGGCCCGGACGGTCCTGCTGCGCCGTACGTACGACGCCGAGGTCGCCGACGTATGGGACGCGGTGACCTCCCCCGAACGGATCGCGCGCTGGTTCATGCCGGTCAGCGGCGAGCTCAAGGTCGGCGGCCGCTACCAGCTGGAGGGCAACGCCGGCGGCGAGATCCTCGAGTGCGTGGAACCCGAGCGGCTGCGGGTGAGCTGGCTGTACGGCCCCGACCCCGGCTTCAGCGAGGTCGAAGTGCGCCTCACGCCCGAGAACGGGGAGCGCACGGTCCTCGAACTCGAGCACGTGGCCGTCGTACCGGACGACTTCTGGGACCAGTTCGGGCCCGGTGCCGTCGGAGTCGGCTGGGACCTGGGGCTCTACGGACTCGCCCTGCACCTGGCGGGCGGCGGTATCAGCAAGGAGGAGGCCGCGACCTGGCACACCACGCCCGAGGGCAGTGCGTTCATCACCGGCTCGAGCGAAGGGTGGGGCGAGGCGTACGCCGCCTCCGGCGCCGACCCGGAGACGGCGACGAGGACGACGGCCGCGACGCTCGCCTTCTACACGGGTACGGAGGCCTGA
- a CDS encoding metalloregulator ArsR/SmtB family transcription factor: MGRVHAFDVLGDPVRRRILELLASGEQASGEVSAVIRDEFGISQPAVSQHLKVLRDSGFASVRADGTRRLYAVETAPLREVDAWLERFRAFWDQRLDALGTELARGKRERRTQGEVSEDE, encoded by the coding sequence GTGGGCCGCGTGCACGCGTTCGACGTACTCGGGGATCCGGTCAGGCGCCGGATATTGGAGCTGCTCGCCTCCGGGGAGCAGGCGTCGGGCGAGGTCAGTGCCGTGATCCGGGACGAGTTCGGGATCTCCCAGCCGGCCGTCTCGCAGCATCTGAAGGTGCTGCGGGACAGCGGCTTCGCCTCCGTCCGCGCCGACGGCACCCGGCGGCTGTACGCCGTCGAGACCGCGCCGCTCCGGGAGGTGGACGCCTGGCTGGAGCGCTTCCGGGCCTTCTGGGACCAGCGGCTCGACGCGCTCGGGACGGAGCTCGCGCGGGGAAAGCGCGAGCGCAGGACACAAGGAGAGGTGAGCGAGGATGAGTGA
- a CDS encoding hemerythrin domain-containing protein: MGHGGNVIDELVTDHREVEELFGKIEALAPGEKSRKVYADQATMELVRHSVAEEEYLYPAVRKHLVNGDTMADREIEDHSKAERLMKDLEGCEADDPEFDRIVGELMSEVRSHIAEEEQTLFPQLRVACSDKELNELGEKVRRAKKMAPTRPHPSAPDTPPANKLLAPGAGLVDRLRDAMSGRGKEE; the protein is encoded by the coding sequence ATGGGACACGGAGGAAACGTCATCGACGAGCTGGTGACCGATCACCGCGAGGTCGAGGAGCTGTTCGGGAAGATCGAGGCGCTGGCGCCCGGTGAGAAGAGCCGGAAGGTGTACGCCGATCAGGCCACCATGGAGCTGGTCCGGCACTCGGTCGCGGAGGAGGAGTACCTCTACCCTGCGGTGCGCAAGCACTTGGTCAACGGGGACACCATGGCGGACCGGGAGATCGAGGACCACTCCAAGGCCGAGCGGCTCATGAAGGACCTGGAGGGCTGCGAGGCGGACGATCCCGAGTTCGACCGGATCGTGGGCGAGTTGATGAGCGAGGTCCGCTCCCACATCGCCGAGGAGGAGCAGACCCTCTTCCCGCAGCTGCGTGTCGCGTGCTCGGACAAGGAACTGAACGAGCTGGGCGAGAAGGTGCGCCGCGCCAAGAAGATGGCACCGACCCGCCCCCACCCGTCGGCCCCGGACACCCCTCCCGCGAACAAGCTGCTCGCCCCGGGGGCCGGCCTGGTCGACCGGCTGAGGGACGCCATGTCGGGACGGGGCAAGGAGGAGTGA
- a CDS encoding maleylpyruvate isomerase family mycothiol-dependent enzyme: MLGFEDYCEAIVAQTDLLARHVKGADPTAPVPTCPGWDLGRLLRHVGGDHRWAEDIVRTRATEPIDDGMVNDPAAYAHLDDSALGGWLLQGATRLAGTLRAAGPDVPVWTPADEQLVERSAMFWARRMTYETLLHRADAALVTGAEFDVEESLAVDAVEEWLEFSTVPEAYAPLPGVPELLGPGRALRFDAGSAGEWLLDLSGERPVWRRGSGEASVSVRGPVTDLLLFLYARPAPGVDTRGDSDLVDLWLGRTRFWLEA, encoded by the coding sequence TTGTTGGGCTTCGAGGACTACTGCGAGGCGATCGTCGCCCAGACCGACCTGCTCGCCCGGCACGTCAAGGGCGCGGACCCGACCGCTCCGGTGCCCACCTGCCCCGGCTGGGACCTCGGTCGGCTGCTGCGGCACGTGGGCGGTGACCACCGGTGGGCGGAGGACATCGTGAGGACCCGGGCCACCGAGCCGATCGACGACGGCATGGTCAACGACCCGGCCGCCTACGCCCACCTCGACGACTCCGCGCTCGGCGGCTGGCTCCTCCAGGGCGCCACGCGGCTGGCCGGCACCCTGCGGGCGGCCGGACCCGACGTGCCGGTGTGGACGCCCGCCGACGAGCAGCTGGTCGAGCGGTCCGCGATGTTCTGGGCCCGGCGCATGACGTACGAGACCCTGCTGCACCGCGCCGACGCGGCACTCGTGACCGGCGCGGAGTTCGACGTCGAGGAGTCCCTCGCGGTGGACGCCGTGGAGGAGTGGCTGGAGTTCTCGACCGTCCCCGAGGCCTACGCACCCCTGCCGGGCGTGCCGGAGCTGCTCGGTCCCGGACGTGCCCTGCGCTTCGACGCGGGGTCGGCGGGGGAGTGGCTGCTCGACCTCTCCGGGGAGCGGCCGGTCTGGCGGCGCGGGTCCGGCGAGGCGTCGGTGAGTGTGCGCGGGCCGGTGACGGACCTGCTCCTGTTCCTCTACGCCCGCCCCGCGCCCGGGGTCGACACGCGAGGGGACTCGGACCTGGTGGACCTGTGGCTCGGCCGCACCCGGTTCTGGCTGGAGGCATAG
- a CDS encoding lipoprotein: MLVGAGKTWLGMAHVALLAGVLTGCSEAAEGDDSKASAHPSGTVETTGADDPAVTSGGTIGAAGSACELPVTFDIAKSWKAEAVEAPLSQGPVSLACEIDAKPAGNIGFLRVWAGKSGAADTRTVLEAFIADEDGVTKEKYSTFTAGGVSGVEVEYLYSSELLGETKKESAFAVTTADGPVVVHLGGLDTEEHEEMLPAYELARRTLRTA, translated from the coding sequence ATGCTGGTCGGGGCGGGGAAGACATGGCTTGGCATGGCCCATGTGGCGTTGCTGGCGGGTGTGCTGACGGGCTGTTCGGAGGCCGCTGAGGGGGACGACTCGAAGGCGTCCGCGCACCCGTCGGGGACCGTCGAGACAACCGGTGCGGACGACCCCGCCGTGACCAGCGGCGGCACGATCGGCGCCGCCGGTTCGGCGTGCGAGCTGCCCGTCACCTTCGACATCGCCAAGAGCTGGAAGGCGGAGGCCGTAGAGGCGCCTCTGAGTCAGGGGCCCGTCTCCTTGGCCTGCGAGATCGACGCGAAGCCTGCGGGCAACATCGGCTTCCTGCGCGTATGGGCCGGGAAATCCGGTGCCGCCGACACACGGACCGTGCTGGAGGCGTTCATCGCGGACGAGGACGGGGTGACCAAGGAGAAGTACAGCACCTTCACGGCCGGCGGTGTCTCGGGTGTGGAGGTCGAGTACCTGTACTCCAGCGAGCTCCTGGGGGAGACGAAGAAGGAGAGCGCCTTCGCCGTCACCACCGCCGACGGGCCGGTGGTCGTGCACCTCGGCGGGCTCGACACCGAGGAGCACGAGGAGATGCTCCCGGCGTACGAGCTCGCGCGCCGCACCCTGCGCACCGCCTGA
- a CDS encoding amidohydrolase, with protein sequence MTDAVDEVLARVRGEVAARADRLWDMARMLHSDPEYAFEEHRAAALLCGELEWAGFKVQRDVAGLPTAFTARSGTRPRPAVALMLEYDALPGLGHACGHNLIAAAGLGAALAARAVLDRDAGTVWAIGTPAEEGGGGKVAETEAGVFDDLDAALMFHPGVHSWQWAPLTAQAQYRVGFHGRSAHPTGNPTEGIDALAALIQLFNTLAVIGRRLPEGSHVQGIVTDGGRATNIVPEYAEGLFGLRAVTTAALEDLAGELLTCAQGVARATGTTVTVERATPRYEHFRNSTVLSARFARHLAATGISVTPPEPGVYLGSSDVGNVSGRVPAIHPFVAIMEEDGSDHTPEFAVAAGSERGRQVMLAAAEALARTAVEVLLRPELRDEAWEDHDRASVRT encoded by the coding sequence GTGACCGACGCCGTGGACGAGGTGCTCGCGCGGGTGCGCGGGGAAGTGGCCGCACGGGCGGATCGGCTGTGGGACATGGCGCGGATGCTGCACTCCGACCCGGAGTACGCCTTCGAGGAGCACCGGGCGGCGGCGCTGCTGTGCGGGGAACTCGAATGGGCCGGGTTCAAGGTGCAGCGGGACGTGGCCGGGCTGCCCACCGCGTTCACCGCACGGTCCGGTACGAGGCCCCGGCCCGCGGTGGCCCTGATGCTGGAGTACGACGCCCTGCCCGGTCTCGGCCACGCCTGCGGGCACAATCTGATCGCTGCGGCGGGCCTGGGCGCCGCCCTGGCCGCACGAGCCGTACTCGACCGGGACGCGGGCACCGTGTGGGCCATCGGCACGCCCGCGGAGGAAGGCGGCGGAGGCAAGGTCGCCGAGACCGAGGCCGGGGTGTTCGACGACCTCGACGCGGCGCTGATGTTCCATCCCGGCGTGCACAGCTGGCAATGGGCGCCGCTGACCGCGCAGGCCCAGTACCGGGTCGGGTTCCACGGGCGCTCCGCCCACCCCACGGGCAACCCCACCGAGGGCATCGACGCCCTCGCCGCGCTCATCCAGCTGTTCAACACCCTCGCCGTGATCGGGCGCAGGCTGCCCGAGGGCTCGCATGTGCAGGGCATCGTCACGGACGGCGGCAGGGCGACCAACATCGTCCCCGAGTACGCGGAGGGTCTGTTCGGCCTGCGCGCGGTGACGACGGCCGCTCTGGAGGACCTGGCGGGGGAGCTGCTGACCTGCGCCCAGGGGGTGGCGCGAGCGACGGGGACCACGGTCACCGTGGAACGCGCGACACCGCGGTACGAGCACTTCCGGAACAGCACGGTCCTGTCGGCTCGGTTCGCCCGGCACCTGGCGGCGACGGGCATCTCGGTGACACCGCCGGAACCGGGCGTCTACCTGGGTTCCTCCGATGTCGGGAACGTCAGCGGCCGGGTGCCCGCCATCCATCCGTTCGTGGCGATCATGGAGGAGGACGGCTCCGACCACACACCCGAGTTCGCCGTCGCCGCCGGTTCCGAACGGGGCCGACAGGTGATGCTCGCCGCCGCCGAGGCACTGGCCCGCACCGCGGTGGAGGTCCTGCTCCGCCCTGAGCTGCGGGACGAGGCGTGGGAGGACCACGACCGGGCGTCCGTCCGCACTTGA
- a CDS encoding PAS domain-containing protein produces the protein MEGVVGGADEHLIGEAEKIAVALGRMFPGLCEVVLHDLRDPRHAIRAIENNLSGRQVGDSATELGLARIADPEYPSVIQNYPNRFPDGRPVKSTSIGLKNAAGEYVAALCLNLDVSVLSPVTLALSNLVATETEHREQPLETLRDRNSRELRQTVEELAAERAATPRSLSRQDKKALVRQLHQDGYFDSRDAAQTIADLLGVSRATVYNYSK, from the coding sequence GTGGAAGGCGTCGTTGGCGGTGCGGACGAGCACCTCATCGGTGAGGCCGAGAAGATCGCTGTCGCCCTTGGGCGGATGTTCCCCGGGCTGTGCGAGGTGGTGCTGCACGATCTGCGGGATCCGCGGCACGCGATCCGGGCGATCGAGAACAACCTCTCGGGCCGTCAGGTCGGGGACTCCGCGACCGAGCTGGGGCTGGCCCGTATCGCCGATCCGGAGTACCCGAGTGTCATCCAGAACTATCCGAACCGGTTCCCCGACGGCCGCCCCGTCAAGAGCACGTCCATCGGTCTCAAGAACGCCGCGGGTGAGTACGTCGCGGCCCTGTGCCTGAACCTGGACGTCTCCGTGCTGTCGCCGGTCACGCTCGCCCTGTCCAACCTGGTCGCCACGGAGACCGAGCACCGCGAGCAGCCCCTGGAGACGCTGCGGGACCGCAACTCGCGCGAACTGCGGCAGACGGTGGAGGAGTTGGCCGCGGAGCGCGCCGCCACGCCCCGGTCGCTGAGCAGACAGGACAAGAAGGCACTAGTACGGCAGCTGCACCAGGACGGGTACTTCGACTCGCGGGACGCCGCGCAGACCATCGCGGATCTGCTGGGTGTGTCCCGGGCGACCGTCTACAACTACAGCAAGTGA
- a CDS encoding DSD1 family PLP-dependent enzyme, with the protein MSPTSPGRLVHTPESATARTLADPDTPFAVVDVRKAGRNVERLAARAGRLGVTLRPHVKTAKSLDVAALLHDGEVPCPVTVSTLAEAEAFADGGYTDITYAVGIDPHKLPRVVALLRRGVTLRVLLDSAEQAESVAEASRRAGLAVPTQIEIDCDGHRGGLRPDAPGLPEIGRILHEAGCLDGVLTHAGESYFAHTAEEQRQAARNERDSAVAAAERLRAAGLPVSTVSVGSTPTAHAAEDLTGVTELRAGNYVFFDLVMAGLGVCRIEDLALSVVVTVIGHRPEFGWILTDGGWMAMSRDRGTAAQAQDQGYGLVSDLDGNLVPDLVMTAASQEHGTLTARDGARLPDLPIGTRLRILPNHACATAAQHHGYHVVDGTRPTAGAPVVQAFWSRVSGW; encoded by the coding sequence ATGAGCCCCACGAGTCCTGGGCGTCTTGTGCACACCCCCGAGAGCGCCACCGCGCGCACCCTGGCCGACCCCGACACTCCGTTCGCCGTCGTCGACGTCCGCAAGGCCGGGCGCAACGTGGAACGGCTGGCGGCCAGGGCCGGCCGGCTCGGTGTCACCCTGCGGCCCCATGTGAAGACGGCCAAGAGCCTCGACGTCGCCGCCCTTCTCCACGATGGCGAGGTGCCGTGCCCGGTCACCGTGTCCACCCTGGCGGAGGCGGAGGCGTTCGCCGACGGCGGTTACACCGACATCACCTACGCCGTCGGTATCGATCCCCACAAACTCCCGCGTGTCGTCGCCCTGTTGCGACGCGGTGTCACCCTGCGCGTCCTGCTGGACAGCGCGGAGCAGGCGGAGTCCGTCGCCGAGGCCTCGCGTCGGGCGGGGCTTGCCGTCCCCACCCAGATCGAGATCGACTGCGACGGCCACCGTGGCGGCCTCAGGCCCGATGCTCCCGGGCTCCCCGAGATCGGCCGCATCCTGCACGAGGCGGGCTGCCTGGACGGCGTGTTGACCCACGCCGGCGAGTCCTACTTCGCCCACACGGCCGAGGAACAGCGCCAGGCCGCGAGGAACGAACGCGACAGTGCCGTCGCCGCGGCCGAGCGGTTGCGCGCGGCGGGCCTGCCGGTGTCCACCGTCAGCGTCGGTTCGACCCCCACCGCCCATGCCGCCGAGGATCTCACCGGGGTCACCGAACTGCGCGCGGGCAACTACGTGTTCTTCGATCTCGTGATGGCCGGCCTCGGTGTCTGCCGCATCGAGGACCTCGCCCTGTCGGTCGTCGTCACCGTCATCGGTCACCGCCCCGAGTTCGGGTGGATCCTCACCGACGGCGGCTGGATGGCCATGTCGCGCGACCGCGGCACCGCCGCCCAGGCCCAGGACCAGGGGTACGGGCTGGTCAGCGACCTCGACGGAAACCTCGTCCCGGACCTGGTGATGACGGCCGCCAGCCAGGAACACGGCACCCTCACCGCCCGCGACGGCGCCCGCCTGCCCGATCTGCCCATCGGCACCCGCCTGCGCATCCTGCCCAACCACGCCTGTGCCACAGCGGCCCAACACCACGGTTACCACGTCGTCGACGGCACGCGGCCGACGGCGGGCGCGCCGGTCGTCCAGGCCTTCTGGAGCCGCGTCAGCGGGTGGTGA
- a CDS encoding metallophosphoesterase produces MIRVAAVGDIHMGPESQGLLRPAFDTLPECADLLLLAGDLTRHGTPDEARVVAQEVRGLAVPVVAVLGNHDHHDEQPEKVAALLEDAGVRVLEGEGTVVECGDTRVGVAGTKGFGGGFVGRSAGEFGEPLMKEFVRYSRRCADGLRTALEELDRQDCAARVALTHFSPVADTLAGEPPEIYPFLGTYLLAEAIDTAGADLSVHGHAHAGTEHGMTAGGVRVRNVAQPVIRRAFNVYHLHVD; encoded by the coding sequence GTGATCCGCGTCGCCGCTGTGGGGGACATCCACATGGGCCCCGAGAGCCAGGGCCTGCTGCGTCCCGCCTTCGACACCCTGCCCGAGTGCGCCGACCTGCTGCTGCTGGCCGGCGACCTCACCCGCCACGGCACGCCGGATGAGGCCCGGGTGGTGGCCCAGGAGGTGCGCGGGCTCGCGGTGCCCGTCGTGGCGGTCCTCGGCAACCACGACCACCACGACGAGCAGCCCGAGAAGGTCGCTGCGCTCCTGGAGGACGCCGGTGTGCGGGTGCTGGAGGGCGAGGGGACGGTCGTCGAGTGCGGCGACACGCGCGTGGGGGTCGCCGGGACCAAGGGGTTCGGCGGCGGGTTCGTGGGCCGCAGCGCGGGGGAGTTCGGCGAGCCGCTGATGAAGGAGTTCGTACGGTACTCACGGCGCTGCGCGGACGGACTGCGCACCGCGCTGGAGGAACTGGACCGGCAGGACTGCGCGGCCCGGGTCGCGCTCACCCACTTCTCCCCCGTCGCCGACACCCTCGCCGGTGAGCCGCCGGAGATCTATCCGTTCCTCGGCACCTACCTGCTCGCCGAGGCGATCGACACCGCCGGAGCCGACCTGAGCGTGCACGGACACGCCCACGCCGGTACGGAGCACGGCATGACGGCCGGCGGGGTGCGGGTGCGCAACGTGGCCCAGCCGGTGATCCGGCGGGCCTTCAACGTGTACCACCTGCACGTCGACTGA
- a CDS encoding acyl-CoA dehydrogenase → MITSQLPVTSPPLTETFALRHLLFGTHAEIHEPWRRLFSSDVFAYHEGLTHQERTELSYQRLRVVNAAVPDPQALARDPVALSALHEWAGVVDAGMTTIASIHYNLFLGSLLEHDHEGRDLGPYLRMERIGTFLCTEQAHGNDAPQLETTATLDRDTGGFVLTTPTRGARKWMPNTSVAGGPKDALVAARLVIDGKDQGVFLFLTSLTDANGRHLPGVEVELLPQTASSPVDHCATSFHGVRLPRTAMLQGEHGRLTAEGELVSSLGSPRKRFLRSIGRVTMGKLCMSAYSLGVTRHALAVAIRHAHQRVTTGMTSGQRVPLFTHRTHHAPLVEALATTYAATLLQRGVVRRWAQAAEGEREEAERLVAIAKGWITWQARAVMTECRERCGAQGLLLSNGIAGQLAANEGTITAEGDNTVIWVKAAGEMLLGGFTPRPLSEVPPATRSLHDPAHLHDLMGDLERIRHERARVRLRAKRVGSPLDRWNGASGAALSLVDAHVHRLAAEELLAAAAQAADPQVGLLLDHLHRLFALRYVAAHSGELLAHERMTAEQVRYLPEVLEATVAALAPHALTLTDAFAVPEEITAHHPMLRSEVVPA, encoded by the coding sequence GTGATCACCTCTCAACTCCCCGTAACGTCCCCCCCGCTGACCGAGACCTTCGCACTGCGGCATCTGCTCTTCGGTACGCATGCCGAGATCCATGAGCCGTGGCGCCGCCTGTTCAGCTCCGACGTCTTCGCCTACCACGAGGGGCTGACGCATCAGGAGCGCACGGAACTGTCCTATCAACGCCTACGGGTGGTGAACGCGGCGGTGCCCGACCCGCAGGCCCTGGCCCGTGACCCCGTCGCCCTGAGCGCCCTGCACGAATGGGCCGGGGTGGTGGACGCCGGCATGACCACGATCGCCAGCATCCACTACAACCTGTTCCTCGGCAGCCTTCTCGAACACGACCACGAGGGGCGGGACTTGGGGCCGTACCTGCGGATGGAACGCATCGGCACCTTCCTGTGCACCGAGCAGGCGCACGGCAACGACGCCCCCCAGCTGGAGACCACCGCGACCCTGGACCGGGACACGGGTGGTTTCGTGCTCACCACACCGACGCGGGGGGCACGCAAGTGGATGCCCAACACCTCCGTGGCCGGCGGCCCGAAGGACGCCCTGGTCGCCGCCCGTCTGGTGATCGACGGGAAGGATCAGGGCGTCTTTCTCTTCCTGACCTCGCTGACGGACGCCAACGGCCGTCATCTGCCGGGCGTGGAGGTGGAGTTGCTGCCCCAGACGGCCAGCAGCCCGGTCGATCACTGCGCCACCTCCTTCCACGGGGTGCGGCTGCCACGGACGGCCATGCTCCAGGGCGAACACGGCCGGCTGACGGCCGAGGGTGAGCTCGTCTCCTCGCTGGGGAGTCCCCGCAAGCGGTTCCTGCGCTCCATCGGCCGCGTCACCATGGGCAAGCTGTGCATGAGCGCCTACAGCCTCGGGGTGACGCGGCACGCCCTGGCCGTCGCGATACGCCACGCCCACCAGCGGGTCACCACGGGCATGACCAGCGGACAGCGCGTGCCGCTGTTCACCCATCGCACCCACCACGCCCCGCTCGTCGAGGCGCTCGCCACGACCTACGCCGCCACCTTGCTGCAGCGCGGGGTCGTGCGGAGGTGGGCGCAGGCCGCGGAAGGTGAGCGGGAGGAGGCCGAGCGGCTCGTGGCCATCGCCAAGGGCTGGATCACCTGGCAGGCCCGGGCCGTGATGACCGAGTGCCGGGAACGCTGCGGCGCACAGGGCCTGTTGCTCTCCAACGGGATCGCGGGCCAGCTCGCGGCCAACGAGGGCACGATCACCGCGGAGGGCGACAACACCGTCATCTGGGTCAAGGCGGCGGGGGAGATGCTGCTGGGCGGTTTCACCCCGCGCCCCCTCAGCGAGGTGCCACCGGCCACCCGGTCCCTGCACGATCCGGCCCACCTGCACGACCTGATGGGGGACCTGGAGCGAATACGTCACGAGCGGGCCCGTGTGCGACTGCGCGCGAAACGGGTCGGCTCGCCCCTCGACCGCTGGAACGGTGCCTCCGGCGCGGCGCTGTCCCTGGTCGACGCCCATGTCCACCGGCTGGCCGCCGAGGAACTGCTCGCCGCGGCCGCGCAGGCCGCCGACCCGCAGGTGGGCCTCCTGCTGGACCACCTCCACCGGCTGTTCGCCCTGCGTTACGTGGCCGCGCACAGCGGTGAACTGCTCGCTCACGAGCGGATGACCGCCGAGCAGGTCCGATACCTGCCGGAGGTGCTGGAGGCCACCGTCGCGGCGTTGGCGCCGCACGCCCTGACGCTCACCGATGCCTTCGCCGTGCCGGAGGAGATCACGGCGCACCACCCCATGCTGCGATCCGAGGTGGTACCGGCGTGA